The genome window GGCGCGTGTGCGCGGGGGCGCCGCCGCCCGCCGTCCCGGGAGCTGAGAGCCGTCCCGGGGGCTGCTGCACTGGTCGGGCCCTCCTCGCCCCCTCCCCCTTCCGGGAAGCGGGCGCCCTCCCCCTCCGCGCCCGGCTTCTGCGCAGCGGCCCGGACCCGCCCCTGGGTTCCTCGAAAGCCCGGCGGGGTGCGTGGGGCCCCTGGAGGCTCCCCGTCTGGCCCGTCGTGGCTAGCCGGGGAGCAGGGAGAGGCGGGAGGGTAGGGACAAGCCGTGAAGATGCtgccgcagccgcagccgcagcgGGCGAGCTGGGACCCGCCATCCCCCGTCCCCGCCCTGCGCGGTGTCGGGCCCGTCTTCCCGCTCTCCGCTCCCCCGCAGCCCCCTCCTCGAAAGCACGTTCCCCACACCCCCGCCAGGCCCCGCACACATcgctctccctgcccctcccgaGGTGGGCTcagtctctctccttcccactctctttccctccctggtGGGCTCTTCTCTTGTCACACCCTGGAGTCCCGGACAGGGCCTGAGGGCCAGGCAGTGGCGGTAAGGGGGAGGCTGAAGATGGGCGGGGGGCAGTGGGTGTGCCCTGGCACCAAGCGTCCAGCCAGAGGCATGTGATGGGGGGACATCTGTGGACAGTAATGCTGGCAGCTACAAGGACCTTTGGGTGTGTAGGGAATCAAAGAGGAGGGTATGGGACGTCAGGCCAGCCTATTGATCCCAGCGTCCCTGGTTCCGCCCGCAGTGACcgcagctccccaggagccccctGCTCGGTCTCCCCAGGCAGGCAGTGGAGTTGGCCCAGCCCCTGGGCGCACCATGCGCGGCACCACGCTACTGGCACTGTTGGCGCTGGTCCTGCTCTACTTGGTGTCTGGTGCCCTGGTGTTCCAGGCCCTGGAGCAGCCCCACGAGCAGCAGGCCCAGAGGGAGCTGGGGGAGGTCCGAGAGAAGTTCCTGAGGGCACATCCCTGTGTGAGCGACCAGGAGCTGGGGCTCTTCATCAAGGTGCGTGGGTGAGCCAGAGCCCCTTTCACAGTCACCCATGACCCCCTAGCACTAGCTGCATGGCATTGGGGCCCTGTGCTGGGTTGCTGCTTCCAGACCGGTATCACTGAGGACAGTTTGCAGTGGCTGGGATCCAGGCCTCTGTGTTTTCAGTATGGCACTGAAGGgatcatttgttttcttgctaatgCCTGGCACAGTACTGTGCTCCTAGAATGTCTCTCTCAGTGTGTGATGGTGGTTGAACgaaggaaaaatgaatgaatgaatggctatTGTACATGTGATGTGTCCTATTTGTACAGGTCTAACTCACTGGTTTAAGTTACCAGATACAGTCCAGATACGATGCCTAGTTAAATGTGGGTTTCAGCTAAACAACGAATGCTTTTTTATATAAGTATATCCTgtgcaatatttttatttgttaaatctggcaaccctacctaCACTGGTTCTTATACTTTTTTGGAGTCACAGATGCCTTAGAGAAGCCTGAGAATACTGTGGGCACCCCTCTCTCTGGAAATGTGTGCAGATGATTTTGGAGGGTTCCAGGATCCCTTAAAGCCTGTCCATGCCACCATGATGCCACCCCTTCCCCCAGAACACGTTTCCGGTGTGTGGAGGAAGTGTGGGCTGGTCAGGGATGGGGCCAGAGTCAGGCTTCCCAGAGGCACTTTTGGCCAGCCTCTGTCTAGTGACTATCTAGTGACGGAGCTTGAGACTTCTGGGGTACAGTCAGGCAAGCACCTCTGTCACTTTCTCTGATATCTGACTCACtgttatataaaaaaacaaaggtTTACCTTTAACAAATTAATGTTTATTACTTTATGGAAGAGTATCTCTTGATCCCTGCCTCTTCTTCGTGGAGGGAGGGGCCATTGGCATGGAGGCTTCCAAGTTCCTGCCGATTCCCAAGGTGTAGTACACAGGGCACAGATGAGGGTGGGATAGGACCAGAACGCAAGTGATCCAATATTATCTCTAACAGTTCAGAATGCTGGAGGAGGCTCAAAGAAGCCTGGGCGGAGAGTGTGTCTCTCCAGACcacagggcagagggagggagggaatctGACCTATTTTATCTTCACAATGGAATTGCTTTTTTCCTggataagaaagaaaaggaggagtaGGACCTAGGAGGGTGGGTGAAAGCTGCTTTATTCTCTTTCACAGTAAGATTTATTTCTTGAATTAATAAATCATGCAGCAATtgtgcacctactgtgtgctagggcTGTACTGCTATACACAGGGGTGAGTAGTGAAATGGATATTGGGGTGGAGCAGATACAGACTCTGATCTGGAGTATGTCACATCTAGACAAGGGGACAGATCCATGGACAGACATCACTGTAGGATGCAGTAGAAAGGGAGATTTGCTTACTTCGTTCTTCGTTAAGCACCTATTGTgtgctgggccctgtgctgggtgctgagggCAAAGGAGGGAGATGCCAGGGACCTTTGGGAAGAGCTGGTAGTTGAAATGAGCCAGGTGAGAGGGGTAAAGTTTTAGACATTGGGGGCAAGAGACtcccaggcagaggaacagcatGGGCAAAGGCGTGGAAGCTGGAAAGCTCCAGAGTGTTTTGCAGAATCTGGAGTGAGCAGATGCACAGTCAtttgaagcaaaaattagaaCACACAGGATGACGAaggattttttcccccctaaGTAGTGAATTTATTGGAAAAGtgttgcaaaataaaaattaaatcactttTAATCAGATGTTTCACCTCTTGCTTttattaaacaattattattaCAGGAAATAGAGTCGTCTCAGAAAATCTGGGGGGAAGGTTGCTGTAACTTGGGGTACAAAATGGGAGTCCCAGGAGAAAAGACTGGGGTAAGGGAGGTTGGGACCAGTTTGAAAAAGGGCTTGAATGCTGGGCTGGGGAGTTTAGACTCTATTCTACAGACAGCAGGGAGCCAAGGATCGTACTCAGGGAGGAAAGAGGTGGTTTATGATCTTCCCCACAGACACTGTCCTTGTGCCTTGGCTCCGTGCTTCTTAGGGAAGTCCTCTGCAAGTCCTCCTCCCTATGCTCCGACCTCCTATTGCCTAGGGCAGGCACTCTCAAAACACAGATCCTGTGCCTGAGGGACCTGCAGGCTGGCAAGAGGGGCAGACACAtagatatttcatttatttaataatatttattgagcacctactatgttacACAGggcttggtgtgtgtgtgtgtgtgtgtgtgtgtgtgaacctcCTAAAATTCCCTAGAGGAAGAGTGCCTCACTTTCATTAGATTTCCTAAGGAAAGATACCCAAACTAATGTCCATAAGGGCAATGGGAGCGGTGGGGTCTGTGGAAAGCTAGAAAGCACAGGGCGGTATCACCACGTGGGAACTTATTTACATACACAGTGCTTACTTTGTTGTAAGTGCTTTAACTCTTCACGACAAATCTGCGAAACAGGTGCCATTATTACCATCCTCACTTGGTAGATGctgaaaccaaggcacagagagttaacttgcccaacatcacaAAGCACCGAGATTTTAACACAGGCCGTTTGGTCCCAGAGTCTGTGCTCCTGACCACTGTAAAACTGGAAATCTGTTGTGCGAAATTAGGGAGTAGATAAATGTTTCTAAAACATTGTAGATGTCAAACAACCTTGCCTGCAGGTGGATTGGGCCACACAATTTGGTTGTCTGCTGTAAGGGACTCCCTTCAGGGAGACCAGAAGGAAAGGGAGCGCtgggagggttagggagaaaatCACCCCAGAGACTGAAGGGGCAGGGAGTTGGTCAGGACAGGAGGGAAGGACTGAGTTTCCTCCTTCTGCGCCTTGTCCTGCAGGAGGTGGCTGATGCCCTGGGAGGGGGTGCAAACCCAGAAACCAACTCGACCAGTAACAACAGCCACTCAGCCTGGGACCTGGGCAGCGCCTTCTTTTTCTCAGGGACCATCATCACCACaattggtgggggaggggatggggaatgTGGAGGGGGGCAAGGAGCTTCCTCTTGGGGGAAGGTGCAGGGAGAGGTAGGGGGTGCCTGGTGGCCTCTAGACTTCCTGTACTGCCCCTCTGCCCAGGATACGGCAACGCGGCCCTGCGCACAGATGCTGGGCGCCTCTTCTGCATCTTTTATGCACTAGTGGGAATCCCACTGTTCGGGATCCTGCTGGCAGGGGTCGGGGACCGGCTGGGCTCCTCCTTGCGCCGAGGCATTGGCCACATCGAAGCCATCTTCCTGGTGAGCTGCTCCATGCCCCGTGCTGGGCTTGGATACCCTTCCCTATGACCCAGGCACGTGAGCTCGCCCCTGGACTGCATGAGCCTCTCTCCAAGGCTCccggggaggggtggggggtgagggtggggtatGGAGGTTTTGGTGTCTCCTTGGTCCTGCCTATGGCCCCTGCCCGCAGAAGTGGCATGTGCCACCGGAGCTGGTGCGAGTGCTATCAGCGATGCTCTTCCTGCTGATCGGCTGCCTGCTCTTTGTTCTCACGCCGACGTTCGTGTTCTGCTATATGGAGGACTGGAGCAAGCTGGAGGCCATCTACTTTGTCATAGTGACGCTCACCACCGTGGGCTTTGGCGACTATGTGGCCGGTGAGGCCACTCTTCTTGTGCTGCACTTCCATATCTGCTTTATTGCTGTCCAGGGGCCCTGCACTCTCACTTCTCTCTTCACATTCCATGTGGTGTTTGCACGCTCACACGTGATTGCTTCAACCCCTACATCATCCTGGAATGCATCGTCACATTTTCGCCCGCATGCAACACCTTATGCACTTACATTTTTGCATGCCCGCATTCCATGCATGCTCACTCATATATTAAGCGCACCCCTCACACGTGTCACATTCTTGCACGTGAACACCCCTTCTTGCATACTCTCATCTTGCACACCTTCAACTCATGCACGCTTTTTCCTGCATGCATTCACACACACTAGCACATAGTGTGTCCTGGGGAAGTCCTTATCCTGGGGAAGGCGGGTCCTCTCGATGAGTTGGGAAGAGGGGCAGTGGCTCACAGGCTTGCCCCACAGTCAACTTCTTTCCGCCTTCCCTGGTGGTATCCCAGGCGCCGACCCCAAGCAGGACTATCCAGCCTACCAGCCGCTCGTGTGGTTCTGGATCCTGCTTGGCCTGGCCTACTTCGCTTCGGTGCTCACCACCATCGGGAACTGGCTGCGAGTAGTGTCCCGCCGCACTCGGGCAGAGGTATGCGCCCCGGGTTGGCGCTGCACCTGCGCTGTGGCGCAAATGCTCTGTACCCTAACAGCGGGTTGGCCAGTCTACCCGCTACTCCTACCAGAGTGTGCACTCCTCAAGGCAAGAACTGAGTAAGCCCCTCCCTGTGTGTGTCCTGCCAGGGACAGGGGTAAATTCAGGTTTGTGGTGATTCCACCACCTCTGCCCTCATggatagggttgccagatttaggaaataaaaatgcaGTCGGGGCTGTCCCGTGGCtgacttgagagagtgtggtgctgacaacaccgaatCAAGGGTTAGGATCTCCTTACcgattatcttaaaaaaaaaaacaatgcagaCAGGGCTCCTTgagtagctcagttggttagagtgtg of Cynocephalus volans isolate mCynVol1 chromosome 4, mCynVol1.pri, whole genome shotgun sequence contains these proteins:
- the KCNK4 gene encoding potassium channel subfamily K member 4; its protein translation is MRGTTLLALLALVLLYLVSGALVFQALEQPHEQQAQRELGEVREKFLRAHPCVSDQELGLFIKEVADALGGGANPETNSTSNNSHSAWDLGSAFFFSGTIITTIGYGNAALRTDAGRLFCIFYALVGIPLFGILLAGVGDRLGSSLRRGIGHIEAIFLKWHVPPELVRVLSAMLFLLIGCLLFVLTPTFVFCYMEDWSKLEAIYFVIVTLTTVGFGDYVAGADPKQDYPAYQPLVWFWILLGLAYFASVLTTIGNWLRVVSRRTRAEMGGLTAQAASWTGTVTARVTQRAGPTAPPPEKEKPLLPPPPCPAQPVSRPRSPAPPEKAEPPSPPTASALDYPSENLAFIDESSDTQSERGCALPPAPRGRRRPNPSRKPARPRAPGRPRDQGAPV